One part of the Arthrobacter sp. EM1 genome encodes these proteins:
- the lgt gene encoding prolipoprotein diacylglyceryl transferase, with product MQSVLHAAAMIPASIPSPEWSGFDIPLPWGSLRIHAYALCILLGIVVGLWLTSVRWAKRGAPEGSVWDIAIWAIPLGIIGGRLYHVVSSPDAYFGPGFDGTGDLSLIPQLQRGGLGIWGAVLLGTVGAWIGCRRAGVKLSGFLDAAAPGLLLAQAVGRWGNYFNQELFGGPTTLPWGLQIDADNPNFPPGMAAGTLFHPTFLYESLWSLAGVGILLLLDRKFRFRRGRLFALYAVYYTLGRVWIEAMRIDDAEQITFFGITTRLNVWTSIVVLLGALAIFVILGLRKRTELDTVYLAGRAPSDADADTDADADAEEITVPDDHDAAHAADDAPTAEGTKAGNGAENKVPATVPASSGDVHHSDSAVSDSELRDTLPENQSGPGHVSAPAGTSQEPGGGTKPAAGAPAAGTPGRQSTGTAPEAEGTK from the coding sequence ATGCAGTCAGTCCTCCACGCGGCAGCGATGATCCCCGCGAGTATTCCGAGCCCGGAATGGTCCGGTTTCGACATCCCGCTGCCATGGGGGTCACTGCGCATTCATGCCTACGCCCTGTGCATCCTGCTGGGCATCGTCGTGGGGCTGTGGCTCACGTCCGTCCGCTGGGCCAAGCGCGGCGCCCCGGAGGGCAGCGTCTGGGACATCGCCATTTGGGCCATCCCCTTGGGCATCATCGGAGGCCGGCTTTACCACGTGGTGTCCTCGCCGGATGCCTATTTCGGCCCCGGCTTCGACGGCACCGGCGACTTGTCCCTGATCCCGCAGCTCCAACGCGGCGGTCTGGGGATCTGGGGCGCCGTGCTGCTTGGCACCGTGGGCGCGTGGATCGGCTGCCGCAGGGCAGGTGTCAAACTGAGCGGGTTCCTCGACGCCGCCGCACCCGGGCTGCTGCTGGCCCAGGCGGTCGGCCGCTGGGGAAACTACTTCAACCAGGAACTCTTTGGCGGGCCCACCACGCTCCCGTGGGGGCTGCAGATCGACGCGGACAATCCGAACTTCCCGCCGGGTATGGCCGCTGGCACACTCTTCCACCCGACCTTCCTCTACGAATCCCTGTGGAGCCTGGCCGGGGTGGGCATCCTGCTGCTGCTGGACCGCAAGTTCCGTTTCCGCCGCGGCCGGCTGTTCGCCCTGTATGCGGTCTACTACACGCTGGGCCGGGTCTGGATCGAGGCGATGCGGATCGATGACGCCGAGCAGATCACCTTCTTCGGCATTACCACCCGGCTGAACGTGTGGACCAGCATCGTCGTGTTGCTGGGCGCGCTGGCCATCTTCGTCATCCTGGGCCTGCGCAAGCGCACCGAGCTCGACACCGTGTACCTGGCGGGCCGTGCGCCGTCGGACGCCGATGCGGATACGGACGCCGACGCGGATGCGGAGGAAATCACGGTTCCGGACGACCATGACGCGGCCCATGCCGCAGATGACGCCCCCACCGCGGAGGGTACTAAGGCCGGAAACGGCGCGGAAAACAAGGTGCCGGCGACCGTTCCGGCGTCCTCTGGCGACGTCCACCATTCGGATTCTGCTGTCTCAGATAGTGAATTGCGTGATACTCTCCCTGAGAACCAAAGCGGTCCAGGTCACGTTTCCGCCCCAGCTGGGACGTCACAGGAACCCGGCGGCGGCACCAAGCCCGCCGCGGGAGCACCGGCAGCCGGAACACCCGGACGCCAGAGCACCGGGACCGCGCCGGAGGCTGAGGGCACCAAGTAG
- the trpB gene encoding tryptophan synthase subunit beta: MVDAPAASSGESTVDAFLQGGESLRHAPGPYFGSYGGRWMPESLIAALDELEDTFEKAKADPEFTAEIAELNKNYSGRPSLLTEAKRFAEHAGGIRLFLKREDLNHTGSHKINNVLGQALLAKRMGKTRLIAETGAGQHGVASATAAALMGLECVVYMGAEDCRRQALNVARMELLGATVIPVTNGSQTLKDAINEALRDWVANVDNTHYLLGTVAGAHPFPAMVRYFHEVIGEEARAQILAQTGRLPDAVCACIGGGSNAIGLFHGFLDDPSVKIYGFEAGGEGVETGRHAATITLGKPGVLHGARSYLMQDDDGQTIESHSISAGLDYPGVGPEHSYLADIGRVSYEPITDSEAMDAFRLLCRTEGIIPAIESAHALAGAIKVGQRLAAEVGPGRAAEKIMIVNLSGRGDKDVATAAEWFDLLDKDSPEHEIAAEGEQL, from the coding sequence ATGGTCGATGCGCCAGCAGCCAGCTCAGGCGAAAGCACCGTGGACGCGTTCCTGCAGGGTGGAGAATCCCTGCGGCATGCCCCCGGACCCTACTTCGGCTCCTACGGCGGCCGATGGATGCCGGAATCACTCATCGCGGCCCTGGATGAGCTGGAAGACACCTTCGAGAAGGCCAAGGCCGATCCCGAGTTCACCGCAGAAATTGCGGAGCTGAACAAGAACTACTCCGGCCGGCCTTCGCTGCTGACCGAAGCCAAGCGCTTCGCCGAGCACGCCGGCGGAATCCGGCTTTTCCTCAAGCGCGAGGACCTGAACCACACCGGCTCGCACAAGATCAACAACGTCCTGGGCCAGGCACTATTGGCCAAGCGGATGGGCAAGACCCGGCTCATCGCCGAGACCGGCGCCGGGCAGCACGGCGTCGCCAGCGCTACTGCCGCCGCCCTGATGGGCCTGGAATGCGTTGTTTACATGGGCGCCGAAGACTGCCGCCGGCAGGCCCTGAACGTGGCCCGGATGGAACTGCTCGGGGCCACTGTCATTCCGGTGACCAACGGCTCCCAGACCCTCAAGGATGCCATCAACGAGGCGCTGCGCGACTGGGTGGCCAACGTGGACAACACGCATTACCTGCTGGGCACGGTCGCCGGGGCGCACCCGTTCCCGGCCATGGTCCGGTACTTCCACGAGGTCATTGGCGAGGAAGCCCGCGCCCAGATCCTGGCGCAGACCGGCCGCCTGCCCGACGCGGTGTGCGCCTGCATCGGCGGCGGCTCCAATGCCATTGGCCTCTTCCACGGCTTCCTGGATGATCCTTCGGTGAAGATCTACGGATTCGAGGCCGGCGGCGAAGGCGTCGAAACCGGCCGCCATGCCGCCACCATCACGCTCGGCAAGCCCGGAGTGCTGCACGGCGCACGCTCCTACCTGATGCAGGACGACGACGGCCAGACCATCGAATCGCACTCTATTTCGGCAGGCCTGGACTATCCCGGCGTCGGACCGGAGCACTCTTACCTCGCGGACATTGGACGGGTGAGCTACGAACCGATCACTGACAGTGAAGCCATGGACGCCTTCCGCTTGCTCTGCCGCACCGAGGGGATTATCCCGGCGATCGAGTCCGCGCATGCGCTGGCCGGTGCTATCAAGGTGGGCCAGCGGCTCGCTGCCGAAGTCGGGCCCGGAAGGGCAGCCGAGAAGATCATGATCGTTAATCTCTCCGGCCGCGGCGATAAGGACGTGGCTACCGCCGCCGAATGGTTCGACCTGCTGGATAAGGATTCACCCGAACACGAGATCGCCGCCGAAGGGGAACAGCTGTGA
- the gltB gene encoding glutamate synthase large subunit, which produces MTQTLHSPSWSEPNQAAMSPFKRFAALPEAAGLYNPEQEKDACGLAIIATLRGEPGYDIVDAALTALRNLEHRGAVGADEGTGDGAGLLMQVPDEFFRAVTDFELPAPGQFVVGTAFLPAEQRESDAAKAGIESLAADEGMTVLGWREVPIVADLVGAMARACMPYFSQPFFASSNGEVLERNELDSRAWRIRKRAQNKYGVYFPSLSSRTIVYKGMLTTAQLEPFYPDLSDKRFKTKLAIVHSRFSTNTFPSWPLAQPFRTIAHNGEINTVKGNRNWMRARQSQLANPLLGDSPEELYPICTPGASDSASFDEVAELLWLSGRPITHSIMMMIPEAWENHATMDPARRAFYEYHSMLMEPWDGPAAVSFTDGNLVGATLDRNGLRPGRFWITEDGLIIFASEVGVIDVEPSKVVKKGRVSPGKMFLVDTDAGRIISDAEVKAEVAAANPWADWVKENLIDLKDLPEREHVVHTAASVNIRQRTFGYTTEELKILLGPMARTGAEPLGAMGSDTPVAVLSKRPRLLFDYFVQSFAQVTNPPLDAIREELVTSLTCAIGPNGNLLDTKQVRQPQVSLPFPVINNDQLAKIANIESPDGDRVAMKVRGLYRPEGGENALRARLTEICEQVSGAINRGVQYVVLSDRDSNAQWAPIPSLLLVSAVHHHLLRSANRTKTALVVEAGDVRETHHVAVLIGYGASAVNPYLAMESVEQLISAGDVVGVTQHDGVYNLIKGLGKGVLKIMSKMGISTVASYTGAQTFEALGLGQDLVDEYFSGTHSQLGGIGLDVIAAEVAARHRMAYPENGIEQPHQPLLGGGEYQWRRDGEPHLFNPETVFRLQHATRERRYDIFKAYTRGVDDQSENLMTLRGLLKFKAGLRPAVPLEEVESVSSIVKRFSTGAMSYGSISQEAHETLAIAMNRLGGKSNTGEGGEDVDRLLDPTRRSAVKQIASGRFGVTSLYLTNADDIQIKMAQGAKPGEGGQLMAQKVYPWVARTRHSTPGVGLISPPPHHDIYSIEDLAQLIYDAKRANPSARVHVKLVSEVGIGTVAAGVTKAKADVVLVSGHDGGTGASPLNSLKHAGVPWELGLAETQQTLMLNGLRDRVVVQVDGQLKTGRDVVIAALLGGEEFGFATAPLVVSGCIMMRVCHLDTCPVGVATQNPELRSRFSGKPEFVVNFFEFLAEEVREILAELGFRSIQEAIGHAEMLDTREAINHWKADGLDLDPILHGLEFDDEAPLRNLTGQNHELDKHFDQRLIAMAAEALSDRTPVRIAVDVINTDRSVGTMLGHVVTKTFSTDVLATDTIDITLTGTAGQSLGAFLPAGITLRMFGDSNDYVGKGLSGGRIIVRPDRTNVFPAERNVIAGNVIGYGATSGEMYLRGQVGERFMVRNSGATAVAEGIGDHGCEYMTGGQTLVLGRTGRNFGAGMSGGTAYVLDLKTERVNKQALESGELQLHELDAEDRDIVHGLLLKHTEETGSLLGARLLENFDDTAARITKVLPRDYAAVLQTRLDAIEEGLDPDGEEVWSRILEVTGG; this is translated from the coding sequence ATGACCCAAACCCTGCACAGCCCCAGTTGGTCCGAGCCGAACCAGGCCGCCATGTCACCTTTCAAGCGGTTCGCGGCGCTTCCCGAAGCGGCCGGACTCTACAACCCGGAGCAGGAGAAGGACGCCTGCGGCCTCGCCATTATCGCCACGCTGCGGGGCGAGCCGGGCTACGACATTGTTGACGCGGCCCTGACAGCCCTGCGCAACCTCGAGCACCGCGGTGCCGTGGGCGCCGACGAGGGAACCGGCGACGGCGCCGGACTGCTGATGCAGGTCCCGGACGAATTCTTCCGCGCAGTTACCGACTTCGAGCTTCCCGCCCCCGGCCAGTTTGTGGTGGGGACGGCATTCCTCCCGGCCGAGCAGCGCGAATCCGACGCCGCGAAGGCGGGCATCGAAAGCCTTGCCGCGGACGAGGGCATGACGGTCCTCGGCTGGCGTGAGGTGCCGATCGTCGCTGACCTGGTCGGGGCGATGGCCCGGGCCTGCATGCCGTATTTCTCCCAGCCCTTCTTTGCCTCCAGCAACGGGGAAGTGCTGGAGCGCAACGAACTCGACTCGCGGGCCTGGCGGATCCGGAAGCGGGCGCAGAACAAATACGGCGTGTACTTCCCGTCGTTGTCCTCCCGGACCATCGTCTACAAGGGCATGCTCACAACGGCCCAGCTCGAGCCGTTTTATCCGGACCTCTCGGACAAACGCTTTAAGACCAAGCTCGCGATCGTCCACTCCCGCTTCTCCACCAACACCTTCCCGTCCTGGCCGCTGGCCCAGCCCTTCAGGACCATCGCCCACAACGGCGAAATCAATACGGTCAAGGGAAACCGCAACTGGATGCGTGCCCGCCAGTCCCAGCTGGCCAACCCGCTGCTGGGGGATTCGCCGGAGGAGCTGTACCCGATCTGCACCCCGGGCGCTTCCGACTCGGCCTCCTTCGACGAGGTAGCGGAGTTGCTCTGGCTTTCGGGCCGGCCGATCACGCACTCGATCATGATGATGATCCCCGAGGCCTGGGAAAACCACGCCACGATGGACCCGGCCCGCCGTGCCTTCTACGAATACCACTCCATGCTGATGGAACCGTGGGACGGTCCCGCCGCCGTCTCCTTCACCGACGGCAACCTCGTCGGCGCCACCCTGGACCGCAACGGGCTCCGTCCGGGCCGGTTCTGGATCACCGAAGACGGCCTGATCATTTTCGCCTCCGAGGTCGGTGTGATCGACGTCGAACCCTCCAAGGTGGTGAAAAAGGGGCGCGTCTCACCCGGGAAGATGTTCCTGGTGGACACCGACGCCGGCCGGATCATCAGCGACGCAGAGGTCAAGGCCGAGGTGGCGGCGGCCAACCCCTGGGCGGACTGGGTCAAGGAAAACCTGATCGACCTGAAGGACCTGCCCGAACGCGAGCACGTGGTCCATACGGCGGCCTCGGTCAATATCCGCCAGCGCACCTTTGGCTACACCACCGAGGAACTGAAGATTCTGCTCGGCCCGATGGCCCGGACCGGCGCGGAGCCGCTCGGAGCCATGGGATCGGACACTCCCGTGGCTGTGCTCTCCAAGCGGCCCCGGCTGTTGTTCGACTATTTTGTGCAGTCCTTCGCACAGGTCACCAACCCGCCGCTGGACGCCATCCGCGAGGAACTGGTCACGTCGCTGACCTGTGCCATCGGCCCAAACGGTAACCTGCTGGACACCAAGCAGGTCCGCCAGCCGCAGGTTTCGCTGCCGTTCCCCGTGATCAACAATGACCAGCTCGCCAAGATCGCGAACATCGAGAGCCCCGACGGGGACAGGGTCGCCATGAAGGTCCGCGGCCTGTACCGCCCCGAGGGCGGCGAGAACGCGCTGCGCGCTCGGTTGACTGAAATCTGCGAGCAGGTGTCCGGTGCCATCAACCGCGGAGTGCAGTACGTTGTACTCTCGGACCGCGACTCCAACGCCCAGTGGGCGCCGATCCCTTCGCTGCTGCTTGTCAGCGCCGTGCACCACCACCTGCTGCGCAGCGCCAACCGCACCAAGACTGCCCTTGTGGTCGAGGCCGGCGACGTCCGGGAAACGCACCACGTCGCCGTGCTGATCGGTTACGGTGCCTCCGCCGTGAACCCGTACCTGGCGATGGAATCAGTGGAACAGCTGATCTCCGCGGGCGACGTTGTTGGGGTCACCCAGCATGACGGTGTCTACAACCTGATCAAGGGCCTCGGCAAGGGTGTCCTGAAGATCATGTCAAAGATGGGCATCTCCACAGTGGCCTCCTATACAGGGGCCCAGACCTTCGAAGCCCTTGGCCTGGGCCAGGACCTGGTGGACGAGTATTTCTCCGGCACCCACTCCCAGCTCGGCGGGATCGGCCTGGACGTCATTGCCGCGGAGGTCGCCGCCCGCCACCGGATGGCATACCCCGAAAACGGCATTGAGCAGCCCCACCAGCCGCTGCTCGGCGGCGGTGAGTACCAGTGGCGCCGCGATGGCGAGCCGCACCTGTTCAACCCGGAGACCGTGTTCCGGCTGCAGCACGCCACCCGTGAGCGCCGCTATGACATCTTCAAGGCCTATACCCGCGGCGTTGACGACCAGTCCGAGAACCTCATGACCCTTCGCGGGCTCCTGAAGTTCAAGGCCGGGCTGCGTCCCGCGGTCCCGCTGGAGGAAGTGGAATCTGTTTCCAGCATCGTCAAGCGGTTCTCCACCGGCGCGATGAGCTACGGCTCGATCTCCCAGGAGGCCCACGAAACCCTCGCGATCGCCATGAACCGGCTGGGCGGAAAGTCCAACACCGGTGAAGGCGGCGAGGACGTGGACCGGCTGCTCGACCCGACGCGGCGCTCGGCGGTCAAACAGATTGCCTCCGGGCGTTTCGGCGTGACCAGCCTCTACCTGACCAACGCCGATGACATCCAGATCAAGATGGCGCAGGGTGCCAAGCCCGGCGAAGGCGGTCAGCTGATGGCACAGAAGGTTTACCCCTGGGTGGCCCGGACACGGCACTCGACGCCCGGCGTCGGGCTCATCTCCCCGCCCCCGCACCACGACATCTACTCGATCGAGGACCTCGCCCAGCTGATTTACGATGCGAAGCGGGCCAACCCCTCCGCGCGGGTGCACGTCAAGTTGGTCTCCGAGGTTGGAATCGGCACGGTAGCCGCCGGCGTGACGAAGGCCAAGGCCGACGTTGTGCTGGTCTCCGGGCACGACGGCGGAACCGGCGCCTCGCCGCTGAACTCGCTGAAGCACGCCGGTGTGCCGTGGGAACTCGGACTCGCCGAAACCCAGCAGACCCTGATGCTCAACGGGCTGCGCGACCGCGTGGTGGTGCAGGTGGACGGGCAGCTCAAGACCGGCCGGGACGTTGTGATCGCCGCGCTGCTCGGTGGTGAGGAGTTCGGTTTTGCCACTGCCCCGCTGGTGGTGTCCGGCTGCATTATGATGCGTGTCTGCCACCTGGACACCTGTCCGGTGGGCGTCGCAACGCAGAACCCGGAGCTGCGTTCCCGTTTCAGCGGTAAACCGGAATTTGTGGTGAACTTCTTCGAATTCCTCGCCGAGGAGGTCCGGGAGATCCTGGCCGAGCTTGGCTTCCGGAGCATTCAGGAAGCGATTGGCCACGCCGAGATGCTCGACACCCGCGAAGCGATCAATCACTGGAAGGCCGACGGGCTGGACCTGGACCCGATTCTGCATGGGCTCGAGTTCGACGACGAGGCCCCGCTGCGCAACCTCACCGGACAGAACCATGAGCTGGACAAGCACTTCGACCAGCGCCTGATTGCGATGGCTGCGGAAGCCCTAAGTGACCGGACCCCGGTTCGGATCGCCGTGGATGTTATCAACACCGACCGCTCTGTCGGCACGATGCTCGGTCATGTGGTCACCAAGACCTTCAGCACCGACGTGCTGGCGACGGACACCATCGACATCACCCTGACGGGCACCGCTGGGCAGTCACTTGGAGCCTTCCTGCCGGCCGGTATTACGCTGCGGATGTTCGGCGACTCCAACGACTATGTCGGCAAGGGGCTTTCCGGAGGCCGCATCATTGTCCGGCCGGACCGCACAAATGTCTTCCCGGCGGAACGCAATGTGATCGCCGGCAACGTGATCGGCTACGGTGCCACGAGCGGCGAGATGTATTTGCGGGGCCAGGTCGGCGAACGGTTTATGGTCCGCAACTCAGGCGCTACGGCGGTGGCTGAAGGAATCGGCGACCATGGCTGCGAGTACATGACCGGCGGCCAGACGCTCGTCCTCGGGCGTACCGGCCGAAACTTCGGTGCCGGCATGTCCGGCGGGACGGCCTACGTGCTGGACCTGAAGACCGAACGCGTGAACAAGCAGGCCCTGGAATCCGGCGAACTGCAGCTGCACGAGCTGGATGCCGAGGACCGGGATATAGTCCACGGACTGCTGCTCAAGCACACCGAGGAAACCGGGTCGTTGCTGGGGGCACGGCTGCTGGAGAACTTCGACGACACAGCGGCCCGCATCACCAAGGTGCTGCCGCGCGACTATGCGGCAGTCCTGCAAACCCGTCTTGATGCCATCGAAGAGGGGCTGGACCCCGACGGTGAAGAAGTTTGGTCTCGAATCCTGGAGGTGACCGGTGGCTGA
- the trpC gene encoding indole-3-glycerol phosphate synthase TrpC, which yields MSVLDDINAGVREDMAGRQRLVTLAELKERAAAAPPARDAWTALGGASASREQLKVIAEIKRRSPSKGDLASIADPASLAVQYADGGAAAISVLTEQRRFNGSLADFDAVRAAVDIPLLRKDFMIDEYQIWEARAHGADLILLIVASLSDAQLREFTALSRELGMNVLVETHTAGEVGRAVAADARIIGVNVRNLKTLDVDRAVFAELAGDIPAGALVIAESGVRGVDDVRHYAANGAHAVLVGETLVSDATPRERIAEFMAAGAEEIAARS from the coding sequence GTGAGCGTTCTCGATGACATCAATGCCGGTGTCAGGGAGGATATGGCTGGCCGCCAGCGCCTTGTGACGCTCGCAGAACTGAAGGAGCGCGCGGCTGCAGCCCCGCCTGCGCGCGACGCCTGGACCGCCCTTGGCGGCGCTTCGGCGAGCCGGGAGCAGCTGAAGGTCATCGCCGAAATCAAGCGCCGGAGTCCCTCCAAAGGCGACCTCGCCAGCATCGCTGACCCCGCCTCGTTGGCGGTGCAGTACGCCGACGGCGGTGCCGCCGCGATCAGCGTCCTGACCGAACAGCGCCGCTTCAACGGCTCGCTGGCCGACTTCGACGCCGTTCGGGCAGCCGTGGACATTCCGCTGCTGCGCAAGGACTTTATGATCGATGAATACCAGATCTGGGAGGCCCGGGCACACGGGGCCGACTTGATCCTGTTGATCGTGGCGTCCCTGTCCGACGCGCAACTGCGCGAGTTCACGGCCCTTAGCCGCGAACTCGGGATGAACGTACTTGTCGAGACGCACACCGCCGGAGAAGTCGGACGGGCTGTTGCTGCCGATGCCCGGATCATCGGGGTCAATGTACGCAACCTTAAGACACTCGACGTCGACCGTGCCGTCTTCGCCGAACTCGCCGGTGACATCCCCGCCGGCGCGCTGGTCATCGCGGAATCGGGTGTTCGCGGCGTCGACGACGTCCGGCACTATGCCGCCAACGGCGCCCATGCCGTCCTCGTGGGCGAAACGCTGGTCAGCGACGCGACCCCGCGGGAGCGGATCGCCGAATTTATGGCCGCAGGAGCAGAAGAAATCGCCGCACGTTCCTGA
- a CDS encoding glutamate synthase subunit beta: MADPRGFLKVRQRETQPRRPVPVRIMDWKEVYEAQENGVLKAQAGRCMDCGVPFCHQGCPLGNLIPEWNDLIWRDKGEEAMERLHATNNFPEFTGRLCPAPCEASCVLGINQPAVTIKQVEVSIVDQAFENGWVNPLAPARLSGKTVAVVGSGPAGLAVAQQLTRVGHTVAVYERDDKIGGLLRYGIPDFKMEKEHVDRRLEQMKAEGTRFRTGVAVGSDVTWEQLRRRYDAVVVATGATVPRDLPIPGREFEGVHFAMDYLVPANRVVAGESVENQISAAGKHVVILGGGDTGADCLGTAHRHQAASVTTLAIGKQPPAERAGHQPWPTFPTLFEVASAHEEGGERTYLASTVEFVGENGVVTGVKVAETEFVDGKRLPKAGTERIIPADLVLLSLGFTGPEPAGITEQVSAEFDGRGNVARDGYYMTNTEGIFVAGDAGRGQSLIVWAIAEGRACAAAVDKFLMGSTILPAPVSPSDRAMAVL; this comes from the coding sequence GTGGCTGATCCACGCGGATTTTTGAAAGTACGTCAGCGCGAAACACAGCCGCGCCGCCCCGTCCCGGTCCGCATCATGGACTGGAAAGAGGTCTATGAGGCGCAGGAAAACGGTGTCCTGAAGGCCCAGGCCGGCCGTTGCATGGACTGCGGTGTGCCGTTCTGCCACCAGGGCTGCCCGCTGGGCAACCTCATTCCGGAGTGGAACGACCTCATCTGGCGGGATAAGGGCGAGGAAGCCATGGAACGGCTGCACGCCACCAACAACTTCCCCGAGTTCACCGGCCGGCTTTGCCCGGCACCCTGCGAGGCGTCCTGCGTGCTGGGGATCAACCAGCCGGCAGTCACCATCAAACAGGTGGAGGTCTCGATCGTTGACCAGGCGTTCGAGAATGGTTGGGTCAACCCGCTGGCGCCGGCCCGCCTGTCCGGTAAGACGGTCGCCGTCGTCGGTTCCGGTCCCGCCGGACTCGCCGTCGCCCAGCAGCTGACCCGGGTAGGCCACACTGTCGCCGTCTACGAGCGCGATGACAAGATCGGCGGCCTCCTGCGGTACGGAATCCCTGATTTCAAAATGGAGAAAGAGCACGTTGACCGCCGCCTGGAGCAGATGAAGGCCGAAGGCACCCGCTTCCGGACCGGCGTCGCCGTCGGCAGCGACGTGACCTGGGAGCAGCTCCGGCGCCGGTACGACGCAGTTGTCGTCGCCACCGGCGCCACCGTACCGCGTGACCTGCCGATCCCGGGCCGCGAGTTTGAGGGAGTGCATTTCGCAATGGACTACCTTGTCCCGGCCAACCGTGTGGTGGCGGGGGAGAGCGTGGAGAACCAGATCAGCGCGGCCGGCAAACACGTGGTGATCCTCGGCGGCGGCGACACCGGCGCGGACTGCCTCGGGACCGCGCACCGGCACCAGGCTGCGTCGGTGACCACCTTGGCGATCGGTAAGCAGCCGCCGGCGGAGCGGGCCGGCCACCAGCCCTGGCCGACGTTCCCGACCCTGTTCGAAGTGGCCAGCGCGCACGAGGAAGGTGGCGAGCGCACCTATCTCGCCTCCACAGTGGAGTTCGTAGGCGAGAACGGCGTAGTTACCGGAGTTAAGGTAGCCGAAACCGAATTCGTCGACGGCAAGCGGCTCCCGAAGGCCGGCACCGAGCGGATCATCCCGGCCGATCTGGTCCTGCTGTCGCTCGGCTTCACCGGTCCGGAACCGGCAGGGATTACCGAGCAGGTCAGCGCCGAGTTCGACGGCCGCGGCAACGTGGCCCGCGACGGCTACTACATGACCAACACGGAGGGAATCTTCGTCGCCGGAGACGCTGGCCGCGGCCAGTCACTCATCGTCTGGGCCATCGCGGAGGGACGCGCCTGCGCCGCGGCGGTGGATAAGTTCCTGATGGGCAGCACCATTCTTCCGGCACCAGTATCCCCGAGCGACCGGGCCATGGCCGTCCTGTAG
- the trpA gene encoding tryptophan synthase subunit alpha, which produces MNDLTDAGAARTASKSAAAIDRAKAEGRAALIGYLPAGFPSVEDTIAAGIALAENGADLIEIGIPYSDPVMDGPVIQAATTQALAKGFHVKDVFDVVRGITSKTDAAVLVMTYWNPVVRMGVEDFSRQLAEAGGAGLITPDLIPDEAAEWMAVSDKYGLDRVFLVAPSSSPARMKRTVDASRGFVYAVSIMGVTGARTSVSSAAKDVVAAARAAGAERVCVGLGVSNADQVREIAAYADGVIVGTALVVAIGDGGVDAVASLTKDLSTGLTREEA; this is translated from the coding sequence GTGAATGACCTGACCGACGCCGGGGCGGCCCGGACCGCCAGCAAGTCCGCTGCGGCCATTGACCGCGCCAAGGCCGAGGGCCGTGCAGCTCTGATCGGCTACCTTCCGGCCGGTTTCCCCAGCGTGGAAGACACCATCGCAGCCGGCATCGCCCTTGCGGAGAACGGCGCGGACCTGATCGAAATCGGCATCCCGTATTCGGACCCGGTGATGGATGGCCCCGTCATCCAGGCAGCGACGACGCAGGCCCTCGCCAAGGGCTTCCACGTTAAGGATGTCTTCGACGTCGTCCGCGGCATTACCAGCAAGACTGACGCTGCGGTGCTGGTCATGACCTACTGGAATCCCGTGGTCCGGATGGGTGTGGAGGACTTTTCCCGCCAGCTCGCCGAAGCCGGGGGAGCCGGTCTCATCACCCCGGACCTGATCCCGGACGAAGCCGCCGAATGGATGGCCGTTTCGGACAAATACGGCCTGGACCGGGTGTTCCTGGTGGCACCGTCCTCCTCACCGGCGCGGATGAAGCGCACCGTTGACGCGAGCCGGGGCTTTGTCTACGCCGTCTCGATCATGGGCGTCACCGGGGCCCGGACGTCGGTCAGCTCCGCGGCCAAGGACGTCGTCGCCGCCGCGCGTGCTGCCGGCGCTGAACGGGTTTGCGTGGGACTGGGCGTCTCCAACGCGGACCAGGTCCGCGAGATTGCCGCCTACGCGGACGGCGTGATTGTTGGCACCGCGCTGGTCGTGGCCATCGGCGACGGCGGCGTCGATGCGGTAGCGTCCTTGACGAAAGACCTCAGTACCGGCCTCACCAGGGAAGAAGCTTAA